The DNA region AAGgataattaactttaaaaatagttttaaaaactattaagacaaataaaaatttaattaaattcggataaaaaaatataaaaaaataatcaaaccaaGGACTTGGTCTTTAACTGCAATCGGATCCAATGGTAGCTGCTTTTAATGCAAAGCTAACTAGAATTCATGTGAATGTACTTGACTTATTTAATGCAATCTCCCATTTGGGGAGCACTAATATAAAATTGGCAGAATGATTTGACCCTTTAGTGAAATGGGTGATGAATTTCATATTCAAgatatatgttaaattattagGCCTTGTTTGGGGTGGATTTTGATCACTAGAATCTTCCCTAGCTAGAGACATGAAACTCATATTTCTATATATCTACCTGGTACCACTCTTTTCTAGAAGGTATTAATTTTTAGAtcatagaaagaaaaaaaagcttAATTTCAAACAACCCCTTACTCTTAATTTGAGGGTGAAATTTTTAGTGactcaaaaactaaaataacacTTTTTCATCTTCCATGTGTTAATAACAATccttagttttaaaattttgatttaaattgaaGAACTGAAATTAAATGAAATGCATCAATACctcatttgagtttttaatttaagttgaGTTTCAATGTTCAATTTCAATTGGACTGACTTTATTTGgtaaaatcatttcatttattttttccttaatcaatttattaattaaaatattatttattatttatttaatatttttatcatataattcAATTTCTTATAACCTAAACTAACTAAGATTACTTAATTCCAATAAGACTTTAATTGTgttattatttcttttagtttagttaaaataagatatatcacataattatttgaaatatgtagttagataaTTCAATCATTAACAATGATTTTAAGAAATAACGAAATGTTAATTGTATGGCCTCAAGAGCTTGTTTTAGGAattgatgttttttttgtttttttaaaggtctttttctaaaattatctgaatgatgaataatattaaaaaaaaaatctttttttggattaatatatcaaaacattttatatttttttatactgtTCTAggattaataaaagataattttaatatataaaaaaatatcattattagtTTTTGAATTACGGAGAATTAACATCATGTGGTCATGTTCTTAGCTTCCATAGTttcattcaaaacaatttaGGTAAGAATCAAACTTTATGAAATATTGGTCGCTTAAGTCGACTTTTTTTCCGTGTCACtctatagataaaaaaatttaattaattaaataaaataatgattaaattttaaataaaaatagttttaaaaaaataaaaccaaaaaataaacaaactcAACAGAAAAGGCTGCAGTGTCATAAACCAAAATAAGGTGCAAATGAAAGTCCTGACGTCTGAGATTCTTCTCTCAACTGCACTGcagagtttttaaaaaattaagagagaaatttttaaaaaattataaagaattagtatttttgtatttttttatacataaaataacTGTTaagataaatgaaataaaataaaataaaataaaataggtaaaatattaggtatttgtaaaaaaataaaaaaatattaagatcatgttcttttttagttttaaaataatctaaataaaattaagtttttaatgAATCACTTTTCAATAattacatcactcatttcattaatcaaaatactaaaatatcttttattataaattattatttattttatttatatatatcaatacccttttaagtttatttttaccaaaaataatcattactttcctcaaaatcatcaatcatcattctttttttctccctttagatttaaaaaaacaactaaTTCAAACAAAGCTTTAGAGCTCGTTTGATGAAAGggtttttttagataaaacccagtttttatcccaaaactaaaacattttatcaaccatcaaatcaaataattttatcatttaaataccaaaactaCCTTCTAATTTTATcatctctctaaatcattattCTCCCACCTATACCATATCCTCTAAagtcaaaatataaattagtcttcaaattttaaaaaccaattttttttctagttttttaCCAAACAAagatttttatgataaaattcagataaaaccaaaaaaactctttactcaaacaaactcttaaaattatttaaataatcttacaaccttttaattaattaattaaaatacaaaatacatttgatttaaaattattattttattttattaggtagTGTTTGGTAtgatatattagttatataggtataagttgtaagggtataaattataaggaGGTATtagaatgtataaattatataggttattagtgtttggttgaGAGTAAAAAAataggtataaattgtatatgttttattattttgtgtttggttggtggtaaaagaaaatagtaaaaagtgtaaaagactattttatccttatattttttaaatttatttttaatgtttattataaggtgtttgtattattaattagatgaaattttataaaatataatatataattattggataaatatatttttcaaataaataatattattatatggtttacattattttatatataattacttataatttaatttatataattatatataaaaaaaacttatttatatattaattaattaaaaaaaattaaatttatgtattattataaatatttgtatattgaaataatattaattatttatataattaattataaatattatttattaataatgaaatacaatattaatttaaaaattaattttatatatgacttattttttaattaaaattattattaattttatataatcattatatttaattatgtatacaaattatcaaattaaaaatttttatacttaaaaataatataatttttgtttacagaaataaaaatatatattaactaaaaaaataaataaaaataagtaattgtgtatttattataattatttaaatttgaaaatcaaatagttaaatttaaattaatatttagatataatttattattattataatttaaaatataatacagaatttaaaattttaataattttataaaatcaagggtaaaaagaagaatattaagtttataattatttattcaaccTTGTAACAGGTGTAGGTAGGTATAATATTATACCCCTTATAAGGTATAAGTTATACCTAATTTATtctgtatatataaatatataataatcaaacaattcTTTTAATTACTATAGATATAAGTATATTTTATCTACAGGGTTGTAACCTCTACCAAACATAGCCTTATTATATACCGGtacattttaagttttttttaccagtggaaaaagttattaattattattttttaaataactcatattATAACTCCGAATTCAAATCCAAACAAGCATAGTGCATAGTGGTGTGGAAAATCTATAACTTATAATTAACTTGTCATAAGTGGAGGTTTTCCGGGACTGACAGTTTGGATGTTTAATTACAtgtctcttttatatatatcacaaaCAAACAGGTACCCTACAAAACCTGACACTTCCACTCTTCCTTTGTCTTTTAAGATCATTTCAAAAATATGagtttattgaattaaaaaatattaatttaattaattagtagaaaaaggaattatttgaaattattcaaATACTTGAAGTTGATTATTAAGGCTTTGGTGTTTATATTTTGTAGACATCATAACTAACATCATTGTTACATAAATCTTCACTTCTTCATATGTCCATGCatctcaaaatatataattctaatatGTGAGATGACtgttttcaaaaacaaaacaaaaaatctgaaGTCCACATTAATCAATATCCTTTCATATATCTGGTTTCTAACCTTTGTTTCTCTATTAGTCGCATAGTTAATTACGTTTTGgagtttctaattttttttattgtattgcATTCTTTATccttatgatttttttattaccatCACTattaaaggaaaagaaaaaattaatccCGAATTTGGATAGAGGATACAAAGTTACACGCTTTGCATACGGGGCATTGCTAACCCTTATTGTTTGCGATTTCCAAACAAAAAAATGCATTCCTTTGATTCCACTTAAAAATCATTCTATCTGGCATCTCTAATTAGACGTTTCTCTTGAAACCTACCTTTCAAAAGATGGTTCTTAGGATAATATTTTGGAACTGTGgctaaaaatataaacaatttatctTATGCACTATTAGTACAagactattattatttttgtaagattAGGGTAAGTAATAATATGTCTCctatccaaattaaaaaaacataggatttgaattttattaatataatacgATAATTACTGATCACATATCaactttaatttaagatattttaagtaCAATAGTGTGATATTtggtttcttaaaaattattttttgttatttaagttaatttatttttatctatctaattaattgatttattaattaaaatacttttattttattttatttttataaaattttaataaaaaatacattacaataatttaataattaaaaactaaaaaaacctatatactttttcatataataacaatttttttataaaaataaaaataaaatcctaaatATCCCAATATAAAACAAGTTCCAAGATGTATTTTTTAGCAACTATTTTAAACTAAATCtcctatttaattttatttttctttcaagtCCAAATATAATGAGGCTATATGAAAACACATAGAgctgaattaaaaaaaaaaaccaataacattaattatataacacaatattataattagatatttaaaaaatatattggttcAAACCAAGATCCAGGTTCTCTAGGTTTTTTCAAACAATGTCATTTTGTTTCACTTATTAAGATAATTAAGTTGGTCTGTTTTCCATAATTTACACCAAAATACAAAccaaattcaatttttctttaattttcaatGTTCATCCATGTTGTTTGTTTAGTTTCACTCCCCCAAAAAGAGTAATTTTCATGACCACATTGATCACCAATGAAATGAAAAGTTGCTCATTTtccaaaacaaaacattatttataagtaaatcCAACCTAAATTTGGACAtgatagaaaattaaaatagatgaaaataaatatttttctaagaACAATACATCatgatgaagatgaaaaagaaaatgaaaaagagatCATAATTAACCAAAGATCATTCTcatcaaatatataaactataatgCATTGAATACTACCATGATCAGATTCTCATCCATGCATCATCAAgattaaaccctaaacccaacCCAACTCCGATCAGTTCGTCGGAGGTGTAATCATCCCCGCCGCCGGTGGATTTGGCCGTTTTCGTTTCTTCTTCTCATAACTAATTCCTCTAGCCTTAGCCTGAGAATCACGAATTTCACGAAGATAAAGCCTAACAGCACGGGCCCCAAACGGGTTAGACTCAGGTGGGCCGCCACCATTTTCGTCGTAAGCCGCCCGGAGTCGGCCAATGAGTGCATCTAAACTACCCCACGCCTGTCGGAGAGGGCAAGAACAAGGGGCGGGTGGGTTAAGGTTACCAAAAAAAGGGCAAATTTGTGTATGAACTTTAGTTTTCCCGAATTGATCGAGGTAACGGAGGAATTCAAGGACATGGGCACCGCTGCATCTGGGGAGTGAGAGTGGAGGACGGTGGTTCTTAAGGTATTGACCGAAAGTGTTCCAGTCACGGCGTTTTTGGTTCTCGTATCGGCTGAGATTCGTcggagaagaagatgatgatgatacggcggcggcggcggcggggATGGAGTTGGTGATGATGGTTGTTAAATTTGGTGGGTTGGAGATGAGCATTTGT from Impatiens glandulifera chromosome 5, dImpGla2.1, whole genome shotgun sequence includes:
- the LOC124937670 gene encoding protein LIGHT-DEPENDENT SHORT HYPOCOTYLS 4-like: MDNISNTTLQMLISNPPNLTTIITNSIPAAAAAVSSSSSSPTNLSRYENQKRRDWNTFGQYLKNHRPPLSLPRCSGAHVLEFLRYLDQFGKTKVHTQICPFFGNLNPPAPCSCPLRQAWGSLDALIGRLRAAYDENGGGPPESNPFGARAVRLYLREIRDSQAKARGISYEKKKRKRPNPPAAGMITPPTN